One Pseudomonadota bacterium genomic region harbors:
- a CDS encoding ORF6N domain-containing protein: MNSLIPVEAIINKVHFIRGHKVLLDRDLAELYEVETGQLKRAVRRNIDRFPSDFMFEMSKQELEDWRSQFGTSNAVKMGLRHLPMVFTEQGVAMLSSVINSKRAIQVNITIMRAFVQMRELLSSNKKLAEKLNALEKRLTDHDDNFRIVFEAIKQLLTTEERPKGKIGF, encoded by the coding sequence ATGAACAGTCTGATCCCTGTGGAAGCGATCATTAATAAGGTACATTTTATCCGAGGTCATAAAGTGTTGCTAGACCGAGACCTGGCGGAATTATACGAAGTGGAAACAGGTCAATTGAAAAGAGCTGTCAGAAGAAACATAGATCGTTTTCCGTCGGACTTCATGTTTGAAATGTCAAAGCAGGAGCTGGAAGATTGGAGAAGCCAATTTGGCACCTCCAATGCGGTAAAAATGGGTTTACGGCATCTGCCGATGGTCTTTACCGAACAAGGAGTTGCCATGCTTTCCAGCGTAATCAACAGCAAGCGAGCAATCCAGGTTAATATCACCATCATGCGGGCTTTTGTGCAAATGCGTGAACTTTTATCCTCAAACAAGAAGCTTGCAGAGAAACTCAACGCGTTGGAAAAACGCCTCACCGACCATGACGATAATTTTCGAATTGTCTTTGAAGCAATCAAGCAGTTGCTGACAACGGAAGAACGACCCAAGGGAAAGATCGGGTTTTAG